The following DNA comes from Marichromatium purpuratum 984.
TCTCCATTGGATCTACAGACGATCACCCCAACTACCCGAACAGCAAGCCGTTACCGGTCACTATCGAGTGCGAGCCAGCGTAGAGCGTACTCGCCGATATCAATAACCGCCGCGAACGGTCCGCACACCCAAACCAGGCGTGGCGACCACTCGTGTAGTCTCGCGCCAATCCGGGACAGGCAAGCACGGGGGTACAGTCATGATGTTGCTCAACAGACACTCGATCGGTTTCAGGATCGCACTGTGGTCGGGCCCGATCCTGGTGATACTCGGCTTCGGGATCACTTTCTATGCACTCTCGCAGATGAACTCGATGGCCGAGGCGCAGCGCGAGACCGCACTCGAGACCGCGCGCACGCTGATCGTCAACGCCACCCAAGAGCAGGCCGCGATCATCGAGGCCGACACCGAAGAGCCACTGGGCGTCGCCCGCACCCTCGCCCAGGCGCTCGGGGTGGCCGCGCGCAAGGACGCCGCAGAGATGACCGCCGCCGACTGGACACGGCTGAGCGAGCGCTATCGCGAACTCGAGGCAACCACGGCGATCGCGCGCGCCACCATCGCCGACTATGTCGCCGCTGCGCGGCGCGGCGAACTCACCCGCGCCGAGGCCCAACAACAGGCCATCGCCGCGATCCGCCGGATGCGCTCTGACGAGGGTGACTACACCTGGATCCAGGACCGTTCCAGCCCCTATCCGCGGATGGTGATGGACCCCAATGCACCCGCACTCGACGGTCGCGTACTCGACGACCCGAGCTACGACACTGCCATGAATGCCGGCAAGAACCTGTTCGTCGCTATCGACGAGCAGATCGCCGACGACGGCGAGGGCCACATCCATTACGACTGGACCCCGCCCGGTGAGGACACCGCCCGACCCAAGCTCGCCTTCGCGCGATTGGTGCCCGAGTGGGGCTGGGTGGTCGTCTCCTCGCTGTGGCTCGACGAGATGGCCTTCTTCTCGCGCGGCGACGTCAACCAGATGCTGCGTGCGGTGCTCGTCGAGCACCCCGACTATCTCGGTGTCTACACGGCCTGGGAACCCGACGCCTTCGACGGTGCCGACGCCCGCTATGCCAACACCCCCGACCACGACGCCAGCGGCCGCTTCATCCCCTACTGGAGCATCGATGCCTCCGGCACCCCCCATGTCGAGGCCCAGGTCGACTACGAGACCCCGGGCAAGGGTGATTTCTACCTGATCCCCCGCCAGACCCGTCAGGAACAGGTCATCGACCCCTACCTCTACCCGGTGCAGGGCGAGGAGCGGTTGATCACCTCGATGGTAGTCCCGGTGCTGCAGGGCGGGGCGTTTCGCGGCATCGTCGGTGTCGACCTCGAACTCGGCCACTTCCAGCGTCTTGCCGAAGAGACCGCCGCAGGTCTCTACGACGGCCGCGCCAAGGTCGCGCTGGTGGCCAACGACGGCACCATCATCGGTTCGAGCCGGCGCCCCGACATGGTCGGCAAGCCGCTCACCGAACTCACCGAGCAGGCCGAGCGCATCGTCGACACCCTGCGCCGGGGTGATCCGCTGCTGATCGAGAACGACCAGGAGGTGCTCGCCTTCACCCCGATCCAGCTCGGCGTCAACGACCGCCCCTGGGGCATCGGCGTCGGGGTACCGCTCGAGGCGATCACCGAGGCGGCTGACCAGACCGCAGCCGCCGCGCGACGCTCGGCGATGGTGATGGTCACGGTCTCGGTGGCGAGCATCGTCGCCGGCATCGTGCTGATGCTGCTGGTCACCCGCGCCATCGTGCGCCGCATCCAGCGACTCAGCCGAATGATGCACGACGTCGCCGAGGGTGAGGGCGATCTCACCCGCACCATCGAGATCCACGGCAAGGACGAGCTGGCCGAACTGGCCACCGCCTTCAACCTGTTCCAGAGCAAGCTGCGCGATCTCATCGCCGAAGTCGCCGGCGGCAATCAGCAACTGGCTGCCGCCGCCGAGCAACTCTCGGCCACCAGCCAGCAGACCGACGACCAGGTCCGGCGTCAGCAGGCCGAACTCGAACAGGTCGCCACGGCGATGAACGAGATGACCGCCACCGTCGCCGAGGTCGCGCGCAACGCCACCGAGGCGGCCGCGGCCACCCAACAGACCGACCAGGACGCCGGCGCCGGCAGCCAGGTGGTGGCCAGCTCGATCGCCTCGATCGAGGTCCTCTCACAGCGCGTCGAGGGGGCCACCGAGGTGATCGCCCGACTCTCCGAGGACTCGGCTGAGATCGGCAAGGTGCTCGATGTGATCCGTGGCATCGCCGAACAGACCAACCTGCTTGCGCTCAACGCCGCGATCGAGGCGGCGCGCGCCGGCGAGCAGGGACGCGGCTTCGCGGTGGTCGCCGACGAGGTCCGCACCCTGGCCAGCCGGACCCAGGCCTCGACCACCGAGATCCAGCAGATGATCGAGCGCCTGCAGTCGGGTACCAGCCAGGCGGTGGCGGCGATGGAGGAGAGCCGGACCCAGGCCCAGGAGAGCGTCGCCATGGCCGGCGAGGCGGGCAGCTCGCTCGAACAGATCACCCGTTCGGTCAGCACCATCAAGGACATGAACAGTCAGATCGCCAGCGCCGCCGAGGAACAGGCCGCCGTCTCCCAGGAGGTCGACCGCAACCTCATCAACACCACCCAGGCGATCGAGGGGGTGAGCGCCGGCGCTACCCAGATCAAGCACGCCGCCGGCGAACTGGCCGAGCTGGCCGCCGGCCAGCAGGCGCGCGTCGGTCGCTTCAAGGTCTGAGCGCCTGGGCGCCCCGGCCCAGGGACGGAACTCGGGGCGCCCACCACAGGTCAGTGATGAGGATCGTCGGCGTGGAACGCCGAGCGCATCCAGGCCCAGAACCCAACGCACAAGGACACCAGCAATCGTGCATCGCCGCTGGACCGCCGCCGCCATCCTCGCCCGAGGCGCGCTGTTCTCACTGCTCTGGCTGATCCTCGCCGGGACCGATCCACAGTCCTGGCTGATCGGTCTGCCGAGCGTGGCACTCGCCACTGACGTCAGCCTCACGCTCTCGCCCCCGGCCCGACGACCGCGAACCCTGGCGCTGCTGGCCTTCATCCCCTATTTCATCGCCCAGTCGCTGCGCGGCGGGTTCGATGTCGCGCTGCGGGTGCTGGCGCCACGACCACGCGTCGCCCCTGGCTTCATCGACTATCACACCCGGCTCGCCGATCCCGCCGCGCGGGTGCTCTTCCTCGATACCGTGAGTCTGCTGCCCGGCACCCTGGGGGCCGACATGCACGGTCAGCGCCTGCGGGTTCACGCCATCGACACCGGGATCGACGTCCGCCCCGAACTCGTCGCGCTGGAGCAACGGATCGCCGCGCTGTTCGCGCGCGAGGGGCACGGATGACGACGCTCGCGCTGCTCGCCGCCCTGGCCCTGCTCGCCAGCATGTCGCTCGGCCTGGTCCAGGTACTGCGCGGTCCCGGCGCGGCCGATCGGATGATGGGCGTGCAACTGCTCGGCACCAGCGGGATCGGCGTGCTGTTGCTGCTCGCCGTCGCCATCGACCAACCGGCGCTGATCGATGTCGCGTTGATCTTCGCGCTGCTCGCCGCAGTGGCTGCCGCCGCGCTCACCCGCCGCCGACTTCGAGAACCCGCCGAATGACCGCCGCGCTCCTCTTCTCCGCGATCACCCTGCCGCTCGGTTGTCTGTTCTTCGCCGCCGGCAGCATCGGGCTGCTGCGCCTGCCCGATCTGTTCACCCGGCTGCACGCGCTGACCAAGGCCGACAACCTCGGTCTCGGCCTGTTGATCATCGGCCTGCTGCCCTGGGTCGACTCGCCCTGGCAGGGACTCAAGCTGGTGCTGATCTGGCTGCTGGTACTGCTCGCCGGCGCCACCGGTGCCCATCTGGTCGCCAAGCGCGCGCTACGCGGCGACGGCGAGGACCTGCAATGACCCTGCTGCTGTTCGATCTGGTGCTGATCGCCACCCTGCTGACCCTGGCCGTGGCCGCCCTGAGCAGCGTCGAGCCGCGTCGCGCGGTGATGCTGTTCATCGCCTTCGGACTGTGGCTGGCGCTGGTCTGGGCGCGACTCGGCGCCCCTGATGTCGCACTGGCCGAGGCGGCGATCGGCGCCGGGCTCGGCGGCGCGCTGATGCTCGCTGCGGCGCGGCGTGCGGCACGGCGCCGAAAGCGCACCGAGAGGGACAGATGAGCGGCCCGGCGCGCCTGCTCGTCGCCCTGCTCACCGCCGCGCTCGGCGGGTTGCTGCTGTGGGTGCTGGCCGTCGTGCTCGCCGAGCGGCCGGAACCCGCCCTCGCCGGGGCGGCATTCGCCGCGCTGCCGCTCACCGGGGTCGGCAACCCGGTCACCGCGGTGTTGCTCGACTACCGCGCCTACGACACCCTGCTCGAACTGGCGGTGCTGCTCGCCGCGCTGCTCGGGATCTGGTCGCTCGGCCCACCGGCGCCGGCCTATCAGCGCGCCGGCTCGGCACTGCGCGCGATGGTCGCCTGGGTGGTGCCACTGCTGATCCTCACCGGCGGCTATCTACTCTGGGCCGGCGGTCAGGTACCGGGCGGCGCCTTCCAGGGCGGCGCCCTGCTCGGCGCCGCCGGGGTGGTGCTGCGCCTCGCCGGCGACCCCCGCGCCGGGTTGCCCGGCGAGGCGCTCCAGCGGCTGCTCGCGGTGCTTGGCGTCGGCGTCTTCCTGCTGGTCGGGCTGACGCTGCTCGCGTTCGGGCGCGATCTGCTCGACTACCCGACGGGCTGGTCGAAGTGGCTGATCCTCGCCATCGAGAGCGCCGCCACCCTGGCCATCGGCACCACCCTGGCGGCGGCCTATGTCGGCGGTCGGCCACCGGGGGAGGGGCGATGAGCACACAACTGCTCTACGGCGGCGCCGGCATCGCGCTCTGCGTGCTCGGGCTCTGGGCCTTCCTGGTCCACGCGCCGCTGCTGCGCAAGCTGATCGCAATCAACATTATGGGCAGTGGCGTCTTCCACCTGCTGATCGCGCTCGCCGAACGCGACGGCGCCCCCCCCGACCCGGTACCGCACGCGCTGGTGCTCACCGGGATCGTGGTGGCAGTGAGCGCCACCGCGCTGGCGCTGGTCTTCGGCCGACGACTCGATGAGCAGGGGGGCGTGCCCGAGGATGAACGCTAGCCTGCCGCTCGCCATCGCGCTGCCGCTGCTCGGCGCGCTGGCCACCACGCTCGCGCCTGCTCGTGCCCGCGCGCTCGGACTGATCGCGGCGCTGGCGAGCAGTGGCGTCGTGCTCTGGCTGGTGATCGGGGTATGGGAGCAGGGGGCACTGCGCGTCAGCCTCGGCGGCTGGTCGGCGCCACTCGGCATCGTGCTCGCCGCCGACGGCGCGGTCGCCGCGCTGCTGGCGATGACTGCGGTGGTCGCGCTGGCCATCAGCATCCATGCCGGGGACTATTTTCGCGACCCCGAGCGATTGCGCCAGTTCTGGCCGCTGTGGCTACTGCTGTGGACCGCGCTCAATGCCCTGTTCCTCGCCGCCGATCTGTTCAACATCTATGTCGGGCTGGAACTGCTCGGACTCTCCGGCGCGGCGCTCGCCGCGCTCGGCGGCGGTCGCGAGGCGCTGGCCGCGAGCCTGCGCTACCTGCTCGTCGGCCTGCTCGGCTCGATGACCTATCTGCTCGGGGTGGCGCTGATCTATGCCGCTCACGGTCAGCTCGACCTCGCGCTGCTCAGCACGCGGCTCGGCCCCGGAGCCGTGGATGCCACCGCGCTGGCGCTGCTGACCCTGGGGTTGGCGCTCAAGGCCGCGCTCTTCCCGTTGCACTTCTGGCTGCCACCGACCCATGCCAACGCCCCGGCGCCGGTCAGCGCCGCACTCTCGGCGCTGGTCGGCAAGGTCGCCGCCTGGCTGCTGCTGATGCTCTGGCTCGGCCCCTTCGCCGCGGTGACCCAGCCCGCCGCAGCCACCCTGCTTGGCCTGCTCGGCGCCTGCGGCGTGGTCTGGGGATCGTGGCGGGCGCTGCGCGCCGAGCGACTGAAACTGCTCGCGGCCCACTCCACGGTCGCCCAGATCGGTTATCTGTTCCTCTTCGTCCCCCTGATCCAGGGGCTTGCCCCCGGCCCCGAGCGCACCGCGCTGCTCGGCGCCCTGCTGCTGATGGCGCTCACCCACGGGCTCGCCAAGGCCGCCTTCTTCCTCGCCGCCGGTCAGGTCCAACGGCTCGCCGGACACGATCGTATCGGCGCGCTCGGCGGCACCGCGCAGCGGCTGCCGGCGACCACCTTCACCCTCGGGCTGGCCGGAGTGGCGTTGATCGGGTTGCCACCGAGCGGCAGCTTCATCGGCAAGTGGCTGCTCCTGGAGGCGGCCATCGACCAGGGCCAGTGGTGGTGGATCCTGCCGGTGCTCGCCGGCACCCTGCTCGCCGCGGCCTATGTGTTCCGGGTGCTGGCGCGCGCCTTCAACCAGGAACCCACGCCGCAGCACTTCGTCACCCAGGTGCGCGCGGAGCTGCCCGGACTGGTGCTGGCGCTACTCGCGGTGGGCGGGCTGGGATTGGCCGCCGGAGGTCTGTGGGGGCTGCTCGAGCCGGTAGAGGTGAGCCGATGAGCAGCACGCTCGATACCCTGTTGCCGTTGCTGATCGTCTGCTCCTCGCTGGTGCCGGGGACGGCGATCTTCCTGGTGCGCGAGGACAGCCATCTGCTGCGCACCAGCCTCAACATGATCGGCGCGCTCACCAAGCTGGCGCTGGTCGGGGTGATGATCTGGGGGGTCTATCACGAGCACGACTACGAGAGCCGTATCAGCCTCGCTCCCGGACTCGATCTGGTGTTCGCCGCCGATGCGCTCTCGGTGCTCTTCGTCACCCTCTCCTCGGTGCTCTGGCTGGTGACCACCATCTATGCCATCGGCTATCTCGAGCACAGCGCCAACCGCAGCCGCTTCTTCGGCTTCTTCAGTCTCTGCGTCTCGGCCACCGTCGGCATCGCCCTGGCGGGCAACCTGCTGACCTTCGTCATCTGTTACGAGATCCTCACTCTCGCGACCTATCCGCTGGTGGCCCATCGCGGCACCCCGGAAGCGACCCGCGGGGCGCGCATCTATCTCTACTACACCGTCGGCGGCGGCGCCCTGCTGCTGCTCGGCGCGGTCTGGCTGCAGGCCATCGCCGGCCCGCTCGACTTCGTCCAGGGCGGCATCCTCGGCGATCTGCCGGCGACCCTGCACGGTCAGTTCCAGGTGATCTTCGTGCTGCTGCTCGCCGGGCTCGGGGTCAAGGCCGCGCTGGTGCCGCTGCACGGCTGGCTGCCGCAGTCGATGGTGGCCCCGGCGCCGGTGAGCGCGCTGCTGCACGCGGTGGCGGTGGTCAAGGCCGGGGCCTTCGGTATCGTCCGCGTGGTCTATGACGTCTACGGCGTGGGGCTGGCCGACGCGCTCGGGCTGCTCGCGCTGCTCGGCGCGCTGGCCTCCGTCACCATCCTCTACGGCTCGCTGCGCGCCCTGGTCCAGGACGGACTCAAGAGCCGGTTGGCCTATTCCACCGTCAGCCAGGTCTCCTACATCGCGCTCGGCACCTCGATTTTCGGTCCGATCGCCACCGTCGGCGGGCTGGTCCATCTGGTCCACCAGGGGATCATGAAGATCACCCTGTTCTTCTGCGCCGGCAACTATGCCGAGACCCTCGGCATCCACCGGGTCAGCCAGATGGACGGGGTCGGACGGCGCATGCCCTGGACAACGCTGGCCTTCAGCGCCGGCGCGCTGGGCATGATCGGCATCCCGCCGCTGGCCGGCTTCGTCAGCAAGTGGTATCTCGGGCTCGGCGCGATCGACGGCGGCGCCGACTGGGTGCTGGCGGTGCTCGCCGCCAGCGGCCTGCTCAACGCCGCCTACTTCCTGCCGATCCTCTATCGCGCCTGGTTCCGCCCCCCACCCGAGCACTGGCCGGAGGAGCGGATCGCGCGGCGCCGCCTCGAGACCCGCGCGGCGCTGCTGTGGCCGCCGCTGATCACCGCGACCCTCTGTCTGCTCGCCGGCCTGTTCGCCGCCGCGCCCTTCAGCCCGCTGGAGTGGGCCGAGCTGATCGCGCGCCGGGAGTATGATCGATGAGCGCCTGGCTGCTGCTCGCCGCCTGGATCTGGCCGCTGCTGCTGGCCCCCTTCGCATCCAGCACGCGCCATGGCCGCTGGCTCGCCGCGCTCGGCCCCCTGCCGGCGCTCGGCGCAACGCTGCTGGTGCCGCTCGGCAGCCGTATCGAGCTGCCCTGGCTGCTGCTCGGCACCCAGCTCGGACTCGATCCACTGGGACGCACCTATCTGCTGTTCACTGCGCTGTTGTGGCTGGTCGCCGGGATCCATGCCGGCGGCACCGGTCTCGGTCCCCGTGCCGGGCGCTTCCGCGCGCTCTTTCTGCTCGCCATGGCCGGCAATCTGTGGCTGATCGTCGGCCAGGACCTGGCGAGCTTCTATGTCGGCTTCGCGATCATGGGACTGGCCGCCTACGGGCTGGTGATTCACGAGGGCAACGCGCGCGCGCTGCGTGCCGGGCGGGTCTATCTGGCGATGGCGCTGCTCGGCGAGGTCACCCTGTTCGCGGCCCTGGTGCTGATCGCCAGCGAGAGCGGGACGCTCACCCCAGCGCCGCAACAGCTCGCCACGCTCGGGCCTGTGGCCATCGGACTGCTGCTCGCCGGGCTCGCGGTCAAGGCCGGACTGATGCCGCTGCATCTGTGGCTGCCGCTCGCCCACCCGGCGGCCCCGGCGGCGGCCAGCGCGGTGTTGAGCGCGACCATGATCAAGGTCGCGCTGCTCGGCTGGCTGCGCTATCTCCCGGTGGGCGTGATCGCCCTGCCCGGTTGGGGCGAGCTGCTGACCGGCATCGGGCTGCTGACCCTGGCGCTGGCCTTGCCGTTCGGGCTGGTGCAGACCGAGGCGAAGACGGTGCTGGCCTACTCGAGCATCGCCAAGATGGGGCTGCTGGCGGCGCTGCTCGGAGCGATGCTCGCCGAGCCGACGCTGGCCGAGGTCGGGGTGGGCGCACTGGCGCTCTATGTCGTCCACCATGCCCTGGTCAAGGGCGGCCTCTTCCTCGGGGTGGGACTGCGCAAGGCGGGCGCGCCGGCGCAGCCACTGATCCTTGTCGGCATGGCGTTGCTGGCGCTGGCGATGGCCGGCGCGCCGCTGACCAGCGGGGCTGCGGCCAAGGCTGCGGTGGCACCACTGCTGGAGCACGCGCGTTGGCCCTGGATCCTCACCGTGGTCAGCGCCTCAGTGGTGGTGACCACCCTGCTGATGGCACGACTGCTGTGGCTGGTGATCAGGATCGAGACGCCCCCGAGCCCCGGTCTGAGTTGGGCACTGGCGAGCTGGAGCGGATTGATCGGACTGGTGGTGCTGTTCCCGCTGCTCGCACCAGCGAGACCCGAACTCAAGGACAGTCTCCTGGTCGGCGTCGGGGTGGTAGTGGCGTTCTGGGTCTGGCGCTGGCCCAGTCCCTTGCGCCGTCTCGCCGGACGGATCCCACCCGGCGACCTGCTGGCGCTGCTCGCTCCTCCGTGGCGTGTCATCACACGCGTCTGGCAGCGACTGGCAACGGCTTGGCTGGCGCTGACGCGTCCTCTCGTCGCCCGCCTTGAGGACACACTCACCCTCGGGCCGGCGGTCGCCGACGGCGAGCACGGACTACGCCGCTGGCCGGTCGCCGGAGCGCTGTGGCTGACCCTGCTGCTGCTGTTGATCGGCGCACTGTGGCGCGCGCCGATCGAGATCGCGGCCAGGCCCATGGAGTCCGACCCCCTGATCGAATCCACCTCGGAGATCGAATCCACCTCGGAGATCGAATCCACCTCGGAGATCGAATCCACCTCGGAGATCGAATCCACCTCGGAGATCGAATCCACCTCGGAGATCGAATCCACCTCGGAGATCGAATCCACCTCGGAGATCGAATCCACCTCGGAGATCGAGGCCACCTCGGGGGTCGAGGTCATGCCGGAGGTCGAGAGCACGCCGGATGAACCCGCGCCGCAGATCGAGTCCATGCAGGAGGCGGAGGCCACGCCGCGGGTCGAGCCGGAGTCAGCGCCGGGAGCGACCGTCTGCGACCCGGCGCGCCCCTTCCTGCTCGCCGCCCCGGACGACGCCGAGGACCTGTTACGACTGCCCCGCTGCAACAGCGACGGCACCACACTCGACGCGCCCGAGCTGAGCAACGCCCTGGTGCGCCGGGTGCAGCGCTGGCTGGTCACGCAGGGGTTCGATCCGGGACCGGTCGACGGACTGATCGGACCACGTACCCGCGCGGCGATCCGTGCCTTCGAGCGTGACCGGGGAGACCGCGCGCGCGGGGCGATCGACTTCGACCTGCTCGAACGACTGACCGCCCCGGCGCACTGAGCACCCGGCCGCCGGAGCACTAGGCGCTATCGTCCCAGCGGGTCAGCCGCGCGCGGGTCTTGTCGAGCTGGCGGGTGAGCTGTTCGCCCTCGGCGTCGAGGAACTCGATGAAGGCACTGGTCACCACCGACAGCTCCTTGCCCTTGGCATGGGCGACGTGCCACTGACGCTGCAGCGGGAAACCGGCGACATCGAGTAGCGCGAGCTGTGAGCGCGCGCCCTCCTGGGTCAGGGTGTGGAGCGAGAGGATCGACAGCCCGAGCTTGCCGTAGATGGCGTGCTTGATCGCCTCGTTGCTGCCGAGTTCCATGCGCACGTGCGGACGCAACCCGGCGCGCTCGAAGGTCTGCAGTACCACGTCGCGGATGCCCGAGCCGGGTTCGCGCATGATCAGGTGCTCCTCGGCGATCCGCGCCAGCGGGATGGCGCGTTCGCGCGCCAGCGGATGATCGCGATGGGCGACCACATAGAGCGGATTGGGCGCGAACACCCGCGAGCACAGATCGATCTCGCGATCCGGGGTCTGACCGAGGATATAGAGGTCGTCCTTGTTGGCGAGCAGCCGCTCGAACACTCGGTCGCGATTGGTGACCTTGAGCGAGACGTCGACCCCGGCGTGCTGCTGGCAGAAGCGCCCGAGCACCTCGGGGGCGAAATACTTGGCGGTACTGATCACGCACAGACGCAGATAGCCGCGCTTGAGCCCCTTGAGATCGGCGACCTTCATCTCGAAGCGGTCGAGGATGCCGAACATCTCCTTGACCGCCACCTCCAGCTCGCGGCCGGCCTCGGTGAGATGGACCTGGCGGCCGATCTGCTCGAACAGCGGCAACCCGATGGCGTCGCTCAACCGCTTGATCTGGGTGGAGACCGTCGGCTGGGTGAGATAAAGCTCGTCGGCGGCCTTGGTGAAGCTCTTGAGCCGGGCGATGGCCTCGAACACCTGCAACTGACGCAGACTGACATGACGGACGAGGTTGAGCATGGGATCGAACATGGGGCACCCCGGTGGCTGCGCTGACGGATGGGGGCCGGGCCGTGCGTCCTGGCGACGGCCCGGATCAGTCCGGCCAGACCCGGCGTCGCGGCAACCGCGGCGCGGGCGCGGGCGACCCGGCGCGCGGCACGGCCGGGCGCTTGCGGCGCGGCTTGCGCGGCGCCGGGGTCGCGCTCGGCGGCTCGGGAACCGGTGGCAGGTCGCCCTCGGGCGACGGTGTCTCGGCACTCATGACGACGCCCCCTGGCTGCGTGCCAACAGCGCGTCGACCTCGCCGGCGAGCGCGCGGCGCGCCGGGTCGACGCACTCGGCGCCGTCCTCGGCATGGATGGTGATGCTGACATGGGTACGGCCGAAGCTGATGTCGGGATAATACCCGAGCCGCTCGCTGACCCCGGCCATGTCCTCGAGGAAGTCGCGGGTGTGGTCGTAGTCGGCGAAGTTCAGTCGCCGTTCGAGCCGCGCCGGACGGTTGCGCTCACGCCAGTCGCTCTGGTTCATGCATCGATCCCTCCAAGCCGGGGCGCCGCCGGGGCGGCGCGTAGTTCGTCGATCCACTCGGCGAGCGCACGGGCGTGCGCCCGCTCCTCCTCGTACAGGGCCGCGAACAGCTCGCCGCTGACGGTATCGCCGACACGAGCGCAGTGTTCGGCCGCCTCGCGATAGAGCGCCAGCGCCTCGGCCTCGAGCGCGCGGTCAGCCTCGAGCAGCGCCTGCAGCGACGCCCCCGCCCGCACCGGGCGCAGCCGCGAGGCCCCGGGCATGGCGCCAAGATCGAGCAGCCGCGCGGTCAGCCGCGCGGCGTGATCGAGTTCCTCGCGCGCCTCCTCGCGCAGACGCGCGGCACCGGCCTCCAGCCCCCAGGCCGCGGCCAGCCCGGCATGGGTGAGATACTGCTGCACCGCCCCGTACTCATGACTCAGCGCCCGGCCGAGATAGCCGAGCACACGCGGATCCAGCCTCATCGTCTCGCTCCTCCCGGTGATCGCGCCCACGGCAGCCGCCGTGGCGCGACCGCCCGTGCTCAGCGGCCACCCTCGGCGGGACGCTCCGGCAGCACCGGCTCGACCTCGCGGTGCGGGCGAGCGATGATGTGCGCCGCCACCAGCCCGTCGCCGACCCGCTCGCAGGCGTCGGCCCCGGCGCGCACCGCGGCGTTGACCGCACCGGTCTCGCCGCGCACCAGCACGGTGACATAGCCGCCGCCGACGAACTCGCGACCGATCAGCCGCACCTCGGCGGCCTTGGTCATGGCGTCGGCCGCCTCGATCGCGGGTACCAGCCCGCGCGTCTCGATCATCCCCAGGGCAATACCGAAGGTTTCACTGGCCATGGTTGTCGACTCCTCGTTACTGGTTGCTCAATGGCTCAGGCGGCCTGCTGCGAACCGGGCTTCCCGGTCGGCAGCACCGGCTCGACCTCGCGGTGCGGGCGGGCGATGATGTGCGCCGCCACCAGCCCGTCGCCGACCCGCTCGCAGGCGTCGGCCCCGGCGCGCACCGCGGCGTTGACCGCACCGGTCTCGCCGCGCACCAGCACGGTGACATAGCCGCCGCCGACGAACTCGCGACCGATCAGCCGCACCTCGGCGGCCTTGGTCATGGCGTCGGCCGCCTCGATCGCGGGCACCAGCCCGCGCGTCTCGATCATCCCCAGGGCGATCCCGTAATACTCTTCGGCCATGGTCTCTGACTCCTCTGTCTCAACATGAACGTTGCAAACGTGGATCGGGACGCGCGGCGTCCGTCTCCCAGTGATCGATGATCCCGCCGATGCTCAGGTCGGTGAGGATCGACT
Coding sequences within:
- a CDS encoding complex I subunit 5 family protein produces the protein MSSTLDTLLPLLIVCSSLVPGTAIFLVREDSHLLRTSLNMIGALTKLALVGVMIWGVYHEHDYESRISLAPGLDLVFAADALSVLFVTLSSVLWLVTTIYAIGYLEHSANRSRFFGFFSLCVSATVGIALAGNLLTFVICYEILTLATYPLVAHRGTPEATRGARIYLYYTVGGGALLLLGAVWLQAIAGPLDFVQGGILGDLPATLHGQFQVIFVLLLAGLGVKAALVPLHGWLPQSMVAPAPVSALLHAVAVVKAGAFGIVRVVYDVYGVGLADALGLLALLGALASVTILYGSLRALVQDGLKSRLAYSTVSQVSYIALGTSIFGPIATVGGLVHLVHQGIMKITLFFCAGNYAETLGIHRVSQMDGVGRRMPWTTLAFSAGALGMIGIPPLAGFVSKWYLGLGAIDGGADWVLAVLAASGLLNAAYFLPILYRAWFRPPPEHWPEERIARRRLETRAALLWPPLITATLCLLAGLFAAAPFSPLEWAELIARREYDR
- a CDS encoding proton-conducting transporter transmembrane domain-containing protein; its protein translation is MSAWLLLAAWIWPLLLAPFASSTRHGRWLAALGPLPALGATLLVPLGSRIELPWLLLGTQLGLDPLGRTYLLFTALLWLVAGIHAGGTGLGPRAGRFRALFLLAMAGNLWLIVGQDLASFYVGFAIMGLAAYGLVIHEGNARALRAGRVYLAMALLGEVTLFAALVLIASESGTLTPAPQQLATLGPVAIGLLLAGLAVKAGLMPLHLWLPLAHPAAPAAASAVLSATMIKVALLGWLRYLPVGVIALPGWGELLTGIGLLTLALALPFGLVQTEAKTVLAYSSIAKMGLLAALLGAMLAEPTLAEVGVGALALYVVHHALVKGGLFLGVGLRKAGAPAQPLILVGMALLALAMAGAPLTSGAAAKAAVAPLLEHARWPWILTVVSASVVVTTLLMARLLWLVIRIETPPSPGLSWALASWSGLIGLVVLFPLLAPARPELKDSLLVGVGVVVAFWVWRWPSPLRRLAGRIPPGDLLALLAPPWRVITRVWQRLATAWLALTRPLVARLEDTLTLGPAVADGEHGLRRWPVAGALWLTLLLLLIGALWRAPIEIAARPMESDPLIESTSEIESTSEIESTSEIESTSEIESTSEIESTSEIESTSEIESTSEIESTSEIEATSGVEVMPEVESTPDEPAPQIESMQEAEATPRVEPESAPGATVCDPARPFLLAAPDDAEDLLRLPRCNSDGTTLDAPELSNALVRRVQRWLVTQGFDPGPVDGLIGPRTRAAIRAFERDRGDRARGAIDFDLLERLTAPAH
- a CDS encoding LysR family transcriptional regulator — protein: MFDPMLNLVRHVSLRQLQVFEAIARLKSFTKAADELYLTQPTVSTQIKRLSDAIGLPLFEQIGRQVHLTEAGRELEVAVKEMFGILDRFEMKVADLKGLKRGYLRLCVISTAKYFAPEVLGRFCQQHAGVDVSLKVTNRDRVFERLLANKDDLYILGQTPDREIDLCSRVFAPNPLYVVAHRDHPLARERAIPLARIAEEHLIMREPGSGIRDVVLQTFERAGLRPHVRMELGSNEAIKHAIYGKLGLSILSLHTLTQEGARSQLALLDVAGFPLQRQWHVAHAKGKELSVVTSAFIEFLDAEGEQLTRQLDKTRARLTRWDDSA
- a CDS encoding 4a-hydroxytetrahydrobiopterin dehydratase encodes the protein MNQSDWRERNRPARLERRLNFADYDHTRDFLEDMAGVSERLGYYPDISFGRTHVSITIHAEDGAECVDPARRALAGEVDALLARSQGASS
- a CDS encoding ferritin-like domain-containing protein, coding for MRLDPRVLGYLGRALSHEYGAVQQYLTHAGLAAAWGLEAGAARLREEAREELDHAARLTARLLDLGAMPGASRLRPVRAGASLQALLEADRALEAEALALYREAAEHCARVGDTVSGELFAALYEEERAHARALAEWIDELRAAPAAPRLGGIDA
- a CDS encoding BMC domain-containing protein, giving the protein MASETFGIALGMIETRGLVPAIEAADAMTKAAEVRLIGREFVGGGYVTVLVRGETGAVNAAVRAGADACERVGDGLVAAHIIARPHREVEPVLPERPAEGGR
- a CDS encoding BMC domain-containing protein, with the translated sequence MAEEYYGIALGMIETRGLVPAIEAADAMTKAAEVRLIGREFVGGGYVTVLVRGETGAVNAAVRAGADACERVGDGLVAAHIIARPHREVEPVLPTGKPGSQQAA